Proteins co-encoded in one Daphnia carinata strain CSIRO-1 chromosome 3, CSIRO_AGI_Dcar_HiC_V3, whole genome shotgun sequence genomic window:
- the LOC130685651 gene encoding titin-like, which produces MAKFSACLLLLALTALVSCWAEPEPAGPNPYIADQAEERTWGHLRSGGNSYGYSAPKAPKAPKASYGAPKAPKAPKASYGAPKAPKAPKAPRPAYGAPPKAKAPKAPKSSYGAPLAPAYGAAPQPTYHAPAPQPIYHAPQPAYAAPQPTYAAPQPAYAAPQPSYAAPQPTYAAPQPAYPAPAPVYDAAPAPIYNPEPVYASAPAPAYAPEPSYAQAPAPSYAPEPSYAPAPAYAPAPAPYAPEPSYAPAPAPYVPEPSYAPPAPAPYVPEPSYAPAPAPVYAPEPSYAPAPAPSYAQAPAYAPEPSYAPAPAYAPEPSYASAPAPVYDAQPAYAPAPAPVYDAQPNYAPAPAPSYAPEPTYAAAPAYPAEPSYAAQPSYAPQPQQSYAPQTYAPQPSYHPAPASSYGAPAKAPKATYGAPAKAKAPKAPKGQYGAPAKAPKASYGAPAKPKAPKAPKGQYGAPKAKAPKAPKGQYGAPKAPKAPKKPKGTYGAPKAPKAPKSSYGSPKLPKAPKSTYGPSKSKFKLPKIKLPKIKFPSKSKGNQYEVLDPPYPSYGYEEQPQPYPITLVYTPAPAYSHQPQQSYAPQPQQSYAPQPSYAPQPSYAPAAPQPSYAPPQPSYAPAAPQPSYAPEPSYAPAAPQPSYAPEPSYAPAAPQPSYAPEPSYAPAAPQPSYAPEQSYAPAAPQPSYAPEPSYAAPQPSYAAPAPQPSYPAPAPQPSYPAPAPQQSYAPAPAAEPAYAPQQSYDAPAPYEAAAAPAVPSYSAAPAPAPAAIPDQVYSAAPASDPVYVPAPAAAQYPAPGASSYSVVPVAPSHENCESCATNPWVPLGGTPVYGVRPEDVRSAPSAPEPAPAAAPEYAPRTPEYTPSAPESAPVIPEYIAPEYKVAAADEYEAPAAPEYTPPAPVAVSYSAPIAVEYTAPASYDSPVEESIAISQPSVDSDESSAPSAESYNDLVSASPTWAPAEEAPQPATPEIVQEPVQAYFIPAEPVAVPAVEVPAAQDEDYLLLSQPESTSAPFIPLPVDEPAVVTAAPETYTYSSFSVPEAVQEPVVAPVEVPATVPEQYESVQAYEAPVEEAPQQVAVFFSAPAQQVVSAPAVEYLPPSAETDDSIDVDFRQETTPNDYPDVVAVPDPVPVPAQPEYYGESQVVDEPAYGSRITQRLPEETQPTPYRPTSEEEEVPAQRQPAYVYAVPEPEQPIVAEQPFVPSPISTIDAVLWGPQEEDQQVLQEYVPARQEEQVSVEEQRVPYEEEAPIQDGSLLLSVEQELSQEPEYQEPIRQVQPEYVQPVYEEPVQVQPQQPVEILQVQQKEPEIQQEEQFIEPVQIQEEPEQTYQVSQEYLPPAQVYQQQQPEPEIQREQVSVQPQYEPVQTVQQEPEVFPEIVQEYVEPVQVVETIQPEVKEEVQQEYVEPVQVVQQPEQTYQIEQEYIEPVQIPDQPIVIQEEPQQSYQVEQEIEKEVAPIQEEPEQSYQVEQDIEKQASPTYEEPLQQQFNFQQTIEEFAKKKTVDNLSSTPVLSANKQAGRGRPVRPRPIIFQRTEEDLFQQGFPEVAAPEGDDVPLEEQAAIREAIYELKKERRSG; this is translated from the exons tTCTCCGCTTGTCTGCTGCTCTTGGCGTTGACCGCCCTTGTCAGCTGTTGGGCTGAACCAGAACCTGCCGGCCCCAATCCGTACATTGCCGATCAAGCTGAAGAGAGAACATGGGGACACCTTCGTTCCGGAGGCAACAGTTACGGCTACAGCGCACCCAAGGCACCCAAGGCTCCCAAAGCATCTTACGGCGCTCCAAAGGCACCAAAGGCACCAAAGGCTAGCTACGGCGCACCGAAAGCACCAAAGGCTCCAAAAGCCCCAAGGCCCGCATACGGTGCCCCACCCAAGGCTAAGGCTCCTAAGGCACCCAAGTCTTCTTATGGAGCTCCTTTAGCCCCTGCTTACGGAGCAGCCCCTCAGCCTACTTACCACGCGCCAGCACCGCAGCCCATCTATCACGCTCCTCAGCCGGCCTACGCTGCTCCTCAACCGACTTACGCCGCTCCTCAACCAGCTTACGCTGCTCCTCAGCCATCGTACGCCGCTCCTCAACCGACTTACGCTGCTCCTCAGCCGGCTTATCCTGCTCCTGCCCCTGTTTATGACGCAGCACCGGCTCCCATCTACAATCCTGAACCTGTTTACGCATCGGCTCCGGCTCCCGCTTACGCTCCAGAGCCATCGTACGCCCAGGCCCCAGCTCCGTCTTACGCACCTGAGCCGTCGTACGCTCCAGCTCCGGCTTAcgctccagctccagcacctTACGCTCCCGAACCATCTTACGCGCCAGCCCCCGCTCCTTACGTTCCCGAACCATCGTACGCACCACCAGCTCCGGCTCCTTACGTTCCCGAGCCATCTTACGCACCAGCTCCCGCACCGGTGTACGCCCCTGAGCCATCATACGCTCCAGCCCCAGCCCCGTCTTACGCTCAAGCTCCGGCTTACGCTCCTGAGCCATCGTACGCCCCAGCTCCAGCTTACGCTCCCGAGCCATCTTACGCTTCTGCCCCTGCCCCGGTTTATGACGCTCAACCAGCATACGCCCCGGCCCCTGCCCCGGTTTATGACGCTCAACCCAACTACGCTCCGGCTCCCGCTCCATCTTACGCTCCCGAGCCGACCTACGCTGCTGCCCCAGCCTACCCGGCCGAGCCTTCCTACGCTGCCCAGCCATCGTACGCTCCTCAGCCACAACAGTCTTACGCTCCTCAAACGTACGCTCCTCAACCGTCTTACCATCCGGCTCCAGCCTCTTCGTACGGCGCTCCGGCCAAGGCTCCCAAAGCAACTTATGGCGCTCCGGCTAAAGCTAAGGCTCCCAAGGCACCCAAAGGACAGTACGGCGCTCCAGCCAAGGCCCCCAAAGCATCTTACGGCGCTCCGGCTAAACCAAAGGCCCCTAAGGCACCCAAAGGACAGTACGGCGCACCTAAAGCTAAGGCTCCCAAGGCACCCAAAGGACAGTATGGCGCGCCGAAAGCTCCAAAGGCACCCAAGAAACCCAAGGGAACTTATGGCGCACCCAAGGCTCCTAAGGCACCCAAATCCTCTTACGGATCCCCCAAGTTGCCCAAGGCACCCAAGTCCACCTACGGACCCAGCAAATCCAAATTCAAGTTGCCCAAGATCAAGTTGCCCAAGATCAAGTTCCCCAGCAAGAGCAAGGGTAACCAATACGAAGTTTTGGACCCACCCTACCCCAGCTACGGTTACGAGGAACAGCCGCAACCCTACCCGATCACTCTGGTCTACACGCCTGCCCCGGCCTACTCTCATCAGCCCCAGCAATCTTACGCTCCTCAGCCACAACAATCTTACGCTCCCCAACCATCGTACGCCCCACAGCCGTCTTATGCCCCAGCTGCCCCTCAGCCATCTTATGCTCCTCCTCAGCCATCATACGCTCCAGCGGCTCCTCAACCGTCTTACGCTCCTGAACCATCTTACGCTCCAGCTGCTCCCCAACCGTCTTACGCCCCTGAACCATCTTACGCACCGGCTGCTCCCCAACCGTCTTACGCCCCTGAACCATCTTACGCACCGGCTGCTCCCCAACCGTCTTACGCTCCTGAACAATCTTACGCACCGGCTGCTCCTCAACCATCGTACGCTCCAGAGCCTTCGTATGCTGCTCCTCAGCCTTCTTATGCTGCCCCGGCTCCTCAGCCTTCCTACCCTGCCCCTGCTCCTCAGCCTTCTTACCCTGCCCCTGCTCCTCAACAATCTTATGCTCCTGCGCCAGCTGCCGAGCCCGCGTACGCTCCTCAACAGTCTTACGATGCCCCTGCCCCGTACGAAGCAGCTGCCGCTCCGGCCGTGCCATCTTACTCTGCCGCACCGGCTCCTGCCCCTGCCGCAATCCCTGATCAGGTCTACTCCGCTGCTCCTGCTTCAGATCCTGTCTACGTTCCAGCTCCGGCTGCAGCCCAGTATCCCGCTCCTGGCGCTTCCAGCTACTCTGTCGTCCCCGTTGCCCCATCTCACGAGAACTGCGAATCATGCGCCACGAACCCATGGGTACCACTCGGTGGAACCCCCGTCTATGGCGTTCGCCCTGAAGATGTCCGCTCCGCTCCTTCGGCTCCTGAACCAGCCCCAGCTGCAGCTCCCGAATATGCTCCTCGCACTCCCGAATACACGCCGTCAGCTCCCGAAAGCGCTCCCGTTATCCCTGAGTACATCGCTCCTGAATACAAAGTGGCCGCTGCTGACGAATACGAAGCTCCCGCTGCACCCGAATACACCCCGCCGGCTCCAGTAGCCGTGTCCTACTCGGCCCCCATCGCTGTTGAATACACGGCCCCGGCTTCGTACGATTCACCTGTCGAAGAATCGATCGCCATTAGCCAGCCATCCGTTGATTCCGACGAGTCCTCGGCTCCTTCCGCTGAATCGTACAACGACCTGGTTTCAGCCTCTCCCACCTGGGCACCGGCCGAAGAAGCACCTCAACCTGCCACGCCCGAAATCGTTCAAGAACCCGTGCAGGCTTATTTCATTCCAGCTGAACCGGTGGCCGTTCCAGCCGTAGAAGTGCCCGCTGCCCAGGATGAAGATTACCTTTTGCTGTCTCAACCGGAGAGCACGTCGGCGCCATTCATTCCTCTACCTGTTGATGAGCCTGCCGTCGTGACGGCCGCACCGGAGACTTACACCTACTCCTCTTTCAGCGTGCCGGAGGCAGTTCAGGAGCCAGTCGTTGCTCCAGTCGAAGTGCCAGCCACCGTGCCCGAACAGTACGAGTCCGTCCAGGCCTACGAAGCTCCCGTTGAGGAAGCACCTCAGCAAGTGGCCGTCTTCTTTAGCGCACCCGCCCAACAGGTGGTGTCCGCACCGGCCGTCGAATACCTACCGCCGTCAGC TGAGACGGACGACTCCATAGACGTTGACTTCAGACAGGAGACGACTCCCAACGACTACCCAGACGTTGTCGCCGTGCCGGACCCGGTGCCAGTCCCTGCCCAACCGGAATACTACGGTGAAAGCCAAGTCGTCGATGAGCCGGCCTACGGTTCACGTATCACACAACGCTTGCCCGAAG AAACTCAGCCTACTCCGTACAGACCGAcatcggaagaagaagaggtacCGGCCCAACGTCAACCCGCCTACGTCTACGCAGTTCCTGAACCCGAGCAGCCGATCGTTGCTGAACAGCCGTTTGTTCCATCCCCAATTTCGACGATCGACGCAGTCCTTTGGGGTCCCCAGGAGGAGGATCAACAGGTATTGCAGGAATACGTTCCAGCCCGCCAGGAGGAGCAAGTATCCGTAGAGGAACAGCGAGTGCCGTATGAGGAAGAGGCTCCCATTCAAGATGGAAGCCTCTTGCTCTCGGTCGAACAGGAACTCAGCCAGGAGCCAGAATATCAGGAGCCAATCCGCCAGGTCCAGCCGGAATACGTGCAGCCCGTTTACGAAGAGCCTGTCCAGGTTCAACCGCAACAACCCGTCGAGATTTTGCAGGTCCAGCAGAAGGAGCCAGAGATCCAGCAGGAGGAGCAGTTCATCGAGCCCGTCCAGATTCAAGAGGAACCCGAGCAAACGTACCAGGTCTCGCAAGAATATCTACCACCTGCCCAGGTTtaccagcaacaacaacccGAACCTGAGATCCAGCGAGAACAAGTTTCAGTCCAGCCGCAATACGAGCCCGTTCAAACTGTCCAGCAAGAACCCGAGGTCTTCCCCGAAATTGTGCAAGAATACGTGGAACCTGTCCAGGTAGTCGAGACTATCCAGCCCGAGGTGAAAGAGGAGGTCCAACAGGAATACGTTGAGCCCGTTCAG GTTGTCCAACAACCCGAGCAGACGTACCAAATCGAACAGGAATACATCGAACCCGTCCAGATCCCCGATCAGCCCATTGTGATCCAGGAAGAACCGCAACAGTCATACCAGGTAGAACAGGAGATAGAGAAAGAGGTCGCTCCGATCCAGGAAGAGCCGGAACAATCGTACCAAGTGGAACAGGACATTGAGAAACAAGCCAGCCCGACGTACGAGGAGCCATTGCAACAGCAGTTCAATTTCCAGCAGACGATCGAAGAATTCGCCAAGAAAAAGACGGTTGACAATTTGTCCAGCACTCCAGTCCTATCGGCTAACAAACAAGCGGGTAGAGGCCGTCCCGTTCGACCACGCCCAATCATCTTCCAGAGAACGGAAGAGGATTTGTTCCAGCAAGGTTTCCCCGAAGTGGCCGCACCGGAAGGTGACGACGTCCCTCTGGAAGAGCAAGCCGCCATCCGCGAGGCCATCTACGAGCTCAAGAAGGAAAGACGATCTggttaa